The following are encoded together in the Macadamia integrifolia cultivar HAES 741 chromosome 10, SCU_Mint_v3, whole genome shotgun sequence genome:
- the LOC122092093 gene encoding adenine DNA glycosylase-like — protein sequence MEEADAVTIHNKRSVNLKESSLKPIPEAEIAIGVADIEEFSSQETLQIRASLLQWYYENHRVLPWRKNQLEQEDDEDGQEREARAYAVWVSEVMLQQTRVAAVIDHYNRWMEKWPTVHHLARASQDEVNEMWAGLGYYRRARFLLELQCWCLIFRGRVTVASVKNFELVAAVEPSHQVSVAEQEKVILQFGKIGKDIFTMDYRYPLSAFQAFAICLSSFDTKPACE from the exons ATGGAAGAGGCGGACGCCGTGACCATCCACAACAAGAGGAGTGTGAACCTGAAAGAATCCTCCTTGAAACCTATCCCTGAGGCTGAGATCGCTATTGGAGTAGCGGACATCGAAGAATTTTcctctcaagaaaccctacagATTAGGGCATCTCTACTGCAGTGGTATTATGAGAACCACAGAGTCTTGCCATGGAGGAAGAACCAACTCGAACAAGAAGACGATGAAGATGGACAAGAAAGAGAGGCTCGAGCATATGCCGTCTGGGTTTCCGAAGTAATGCTTCAGCAGACAAGGGTTGCTGCTGTTATAGACCATTACAATCGCTGGATGGAGAAATGGCCCACCGTTCATCATCTAGCTCGAGCTTCTCAAGAT GAGGTCAATGAGATGTGGGCTGGTTTGGGTTACTATAGGCGGGCTCGCTTTCTGTTAGAG CTGCAGTGCTGGTGCCTAATTTTTAGGGGGCGTGTTACTGTGGCCTCAGTTAAGAACTTCGAGCTTGTGGCAGCTGTAGAGCCTTCTCACCAAGTTTCAGTGGCAGAGCAAGAAAAGGTAATACTGCAGTTTGGAAAGATAGGCAAGGACATATTTACCATGGATTACCGTTACCCGCTCTCTGCCTTCCAGGCCTTTGCAATCTGCCTTAGCAGCTTTGACACCAAGCCAGCCTGTGAatga